A window from Primulina eburnea isolate SZY01 chromosome 2, ASM2296580v1, whole genome shotgun sequence encodes these proteins:
- the LOC140824630 gene encoding uncharacterized protein, producing the protein MSKNEKPKQNTAYSANDNSCGGKTILESTETETTKSSRGRTRLDRLVRQRVHGIRKDVRFNKLGQPVGEFAGEMQSYIGVLVREKVKISYQTWKMVPNDVKDLIWESVNLTYNVDQSWKKGCLESANNKWRQFKAFLTQKFILSKRDNTEDLKEPPTGFGITRDDWSSFVISRFSDDFMADELCDDDDINRAIMWKKGRVNKKGQYEGDELKSAIEKIDGYVKQKIEGTLQYEEGKK; encoded by the exons ATGTCAAAGAACGAGAAGCCTAAACAAAATACTGCATATTCTGCCAATGACAATAGTTGTGGGGGCAAAACAATTTTGGAATCTACAGAGACGGAAACAACAAAATCATCTAGAGGTCGTACACGTTTGGATAGGCTTGTTAGGCAAAGGGTTCATGGAATCAGAAAGGATGTAAGGTTCAATAAATTGGGACAGCCAGTTGGAGAATTTGCAGGTGAGATGCAAAGTTATATTGGAGTTCTTGTTCGAGAAAAGGTAAAGATAAGTTATCAGACTTGGAAAATGGTTCCAAATGATGTCAAAGATTTAATATGGGAATCGGTTAAT CTGACGTACAATGTTGATCAAAGCTGGAAGAAGGGATGTCTGGAATCTGCAAATAACAAGTGGCGACAGTTTAAAGCTTTTCTCACTCAAAAGTTCATTCTTAGCAAGCGGGATAACACTGAGGATTTGAAAGAACCACCTACTGGGTTTGGTATTACACGAGATGATTGGAGTTCATTTGTAATCAGTCGCTTTTCTGATGACTTCATG GCAGATGAGTTATGTGACGATGATGATATAAATAGAGCAATTATGTGGAAGAAAGGACGGGTCAATAAGAAGGGTCAATATGAAGGCGATGAGTTGAAATCGGCAATAGAAAAGATT GATGGTTATGTGAAACAAAAAATCGAGGGTACGTTGCAATATGAAGAGGGAAAAAAATGA